One candidate division WOR-3 bacterium genomic window, GGGACCTTATGGAAAATATTTGACTTATAAAAGCGAATATGCTCCATTTCCCTTACAGGCAAGGCTTTTCTCGAGGAGGTTTAAACTCAACGGAAAGTTTAATCTTGGCCTATGGTTCACTTACCGATTCCCGACCTATGGTACCACTGGAGTTAAGATCTCGTTATTGAAGGAGTGGTTTAGGGGCGGTGCAGTTTATAGAAGTGAAATTCAGGATGTTGTCTTTCTCGGTGCAGGTGGAGCCCTTAACGAAAAGTCCATTTATGGGAATTGGGCCTATTACGAGTATGAAGGGGAGATTGATGATGATCCTGACTCGGTGAGACTCTTAATAAACTTCACGAAGGATAGCTCTTCGGAGACCTATTGGGGGCTTGACAATTTAAGAGTTAATAGTGTGAATAACAACAGTTTCAGTAGGGAAGAAATTGCCTTTGAAGGGGTTAAGGTACTAAACTTTCCTAACACACTAAGGGGTGAAACCTTAAAGCTGCTTGCATTGTCAAAGAGGTCTGGAATTTTAACGGTTGAATTTTTTGATGCAGGAGGAAGGGAAGTTAAGGGTTATAACCTGGCTTTAAAGGAAGGCTTAAATGAGTGGATTTTACCCCTCACTGGGGTTAAAAATGGGATTTATTTTGTTAGAATTTTAAACTCAACAAAAAGGGTGGTGATAGCAAAATGAGTATTAAATATCAGAGGCCAAGGGGAACAAGGGATATCCTCCCTGAGGAGGAAAAGTTCAGGGAGGGATTAATTATAAAAGCCAGGAGAGTTCTTGAAAGTTATGGTTATACCTTCATGATCACTCCCACCTTCGAATATGCTGAACTGTTTTCCAGAAGTATTGGTACCACTACCGATATCGTTGAAAAGGAGATGTTTGTTTTTCAGGATCGGGGTGATAGACTATTGGCTTTAAGACCTGAAGGTACTGCTTCCATTATCAGGGCCTTTCTGGAGAATCAAATACATCCTCCTGCGAAGCTTGCTTATGTTATGAATATGTTTAGAGCCGAGAGACCTCAAAGGGGAAGGTACAGGGAGTTCTGGCAAATTGGTGCTGAGGCACTTGGCATCAGGGACCCGCTACTCGATGCAGAAGTAATTGAAATGGCTGTTAGAGTTCTTAAAGAAATGGGCCTTGAGAATTTTCAACTGGAAATAAATTCCATTGGTACTCCCGAGGAAAGGGAAATCTATAAGAGAACCCTCCTCGATTATATCGAGGAGAAAGAGCTTATGAAGGAATTCACCTTGTGTGAATCGTGTAACCGGAGAAAAACGACCAATGTTTTGAGGATTTTGGATTGTGAAATCGATGCTCCAAAACTTTATGATGCACCAGTGATTCTGGAATTCCTCTCCCGTGAATCCTATCGTTATTTTGAAGAGGTACAATCCTATTTAAATAGCTGGGGAATTGAATATACGATAAATCCGAAACTTGTCAGAGGCCTCGATTACTATACCCACACCGTATTTGAAATTAAAGTTAAGGAACTGGGGGCGCAGGATACTGTTTGCGGCGGTGGGAGGTATGACAGACTGGTTGAAGAGCTTGGGGGTCCTGCAACTCCTGCAATGGGATTTGCCATAGGCCTTGATAGGGTTGTGGTTGCAATGGAAAACAAAATTCCAAAGCTTAAAGGGCCATTTTATTTTGTCGCCACGGTAGGGGAGATGGAAAGGGGGTACGGAATAAGGCTATTGAAGAAATTGAGGGAGTGGTACATTCCTTCGGACATGTGCTACGAGCTCAAGAGTTTGAAGGCGCAGTTAAAGATTGCGGATAGGATAAGGGCTCAAAGGGCAGTAATTGTGGGTGAAGACGAAATAATGCGGGGAAAGGTAAGAGTCAGAAATATGGAGACAGGCGAAGAGGTTGAGGTAGATGAAAATGAATTGAAGGCAATTTATGAAAGAGAAATTTCAAGAAATCCAACTACTTAAAAAAGTTCAGGAGGAACTCAGAAATCTTGTAATTACTGTAAATAAACTCCAGGACTATAAATATATTGGAGGATGTGACGTCTCTTACAGGGGAGATGAAGGTGTTGGGGTTTTCGTGGTGTTTAATAGGCAGTTTAAATTGCTCGATGTGGCCATCGTAAAGAGGAAGGTGGATTTTCCCTATATACCCGGCTATTTGGCCTTCAGAGAGGTTCCGTTCCTCATTGATTCTTATAATAGGCTTCAGTTGAAACCGGATATAGTACTCGTTGATGGGCAGGGTATTGCTCACCCACGGGGATTTGGTGTAGCTTCGCATTTTGGTGTCTTGCTGAACATCCCCACAATTGGGGTAGCAAAAAGCAGGCTATATGGCCATTGTGAAATGCCCGAACCTGTGCGCGGAAACTTTACTTACCTGCGAGATGAAAATAACAACATTATTGGGGCTTGCCTTGTCACTAAGGATAGGTCTAAACCAATATACGTCTCCATTGGTCACTTAGTTGACCTTGACACGGCCATAAGGGTCGTTCTTGAAAACACTTTGCATTATAAGATTCCAGAGCCCTTGAGGGTGGCTCATCATTACACCCAAAGAGAAAATAGGAGGTCTTATGAGTAAAGTTGCAGTTGTGACAGGTGGATCAAGGGGTATTGGATTTGCTATAGCCGAGGAACTCGGGAAGAAAGGCTATATTCCGATTATTACAGCCAGGAAAGAAGAGGAACTTGCAAAGGCGCAAGAGGAGTTGAAATCCAAGGGCATCGAGAGTAGTTATAAGGTATTGGATGTAACGGATTATAAGGCCTGTAGGGATTTGGCGGATGAGATTTACAATCGATACGGCAGAATAGACATCCTTGTGAATAATGCGGGAATTACTAAAGATAAGTTGTTTATACGGATGGCTCCCACTGATTGGGAAGAGGTTATAAGAATAAACCTTTTTGGGACCTTCAATATGACCCACGCTGTTCTCAAATATATGGTTAATGCTAAAGCAGGTGTGATAATCAATATTTCCTCCGTTGTGGGCATAACTGGAAATGCAGGACAGACCAACTATTCTGCCTCCAAAGCGGGAGTTATAGCCTTTACCAGGTCCCTTGCAAAGGAAGTTGGAGGCTGGGGCATTCGGGTGGTCGCCGTAGCACCGGGTTTCATTGAAACTTCAATGACCGATAAACTTTCAGAGGAGATAAAGAAGGATTATCTTTCTAAAATTTCTCTAAAAAGATTTGGAAAGCCTGAAGATGTGGCAAAGTTGGTAGCCTTCCTTGTGAGTGAAGAGGCTAACTACATTACAGGCCAGGTTCTAACCATTGACGGTGGTTTAATCTGATTTTTTAATTGGGATCATCTCGGGCTCAACGGATACAATTTTTATCGGTGGGGGTGCATCCACTTCCAACTTATAAAAGGAAAGATTTTCTGTGCTGTCAACGGGAATTGCTCTTATGATAAAGGTTTTTGATGAAATTTTGTAATCAGCAGGCCGCAGGAAGGCGATTTTAATTCTCTGCTCGAACTTCCTGCTTCTCAACCAGATAGAGTCTGGATACAATGTATCCAAAGTAAGTTTGACTGTGAAATCGACATTATTCTCGATTTTTAAAAAATTGCTTCTAAGGTTTTCTATTCTTGCTACTAAAAGAGTATCGCTGGATTTCTTGATTTTTATGGGCTCTAAAGGTACGAATTGAATTTTACTTACTATAGAGGCGGGTCCAATTATGTTTGTTGATTCTGGAATGACGTTAATCGATTTAACGAAGAGGGCATTATTTTGTAGTAAAATCGAGACAGCCTTAACTGGCACTTTTCTCCTCTGAATTCTATCCACCTGAACAAGAAACGTTCTTGGGTTAACGTCAAAAATCTCTATGTCTTTTAGTGAAATTGGCAGGTCATCGTAATCAAATTTTACCTCATTAACTCCGTATCGCAGATTAGAAAGATTTTTGTGAAGGACTTTTTCAGAAAATTTGATTCTGAGGAAAGTTTTTCCTGAAGTTTTAATGGAAGCGTTTAGGTATTCAGGTAGTTCACTTATAATTACTAACGAATCCCCCAGTCCTTGAACGGTGTAGGAGACCTTAAAAGGGATGGTGTAAACTGAAATTTCATCAGTAGTTGCATTAAACCACACGAGGATGCCCAGGATTAGAGAAATTATCTTTAGGTCAAGGTTTTCTTTCAAAAAATTGAGCTTTTTCATGCCTGCTTAATCAATAGCTCTTCTAAGTATTTCCTAAGATTTTCAAAAGTTAAGCTCTCCGACAAAACACCCTTGTGTGCTATTCTTATCGATCTTCTTTCCTCTGAAATTACTATTGCTAAGCAATCAAAGTGTTCAGTGACGCCAAGAGCAGCCCTGTGTCTTGTACCTAAGCTTCCTTCGATAATTCCCACCTGAGAAAGGGGCAAAATGGTTCTGGCGCCGATTATGTGATTACCTCTTATTATTATTGCACCATCGTGTAAAGGGCTGTCAGGGAGGAAGATGGAAAGAATAAGAGGTGCTGAGAGAGTTGCGTATATTTTAACTCCGCTTTCCGTAATCAGCTCATCCAGCCTCATATTCCTTTCTATAACTATTAGGCCACCAATTCCCCTTTGAACCATCTGCCGTATTGCCCTCTCTAACTCTTGTATTTCTACAATTCCGATCCTCTTCCTTTCCCCGATAAAGGTGCCAGTTCCAATTACCGCCAGCCCCTTTCGAATCTCGGGTTGGAAGATGACAATTAGCGCTAATAGACCATATCTTGTAAAGGCTGAAAGTAACCACATCAACCCTTTCAGGTTGAAAAAGGTAGATATGGCAGAAAGTCCAATGACTGCAATAAGACCCATGATAATGTAAATTGTTCTGGTGCCCTTGAATAGCTTCAGGATATAATAAATGATGATCGTGACAAGGACAATATCAGCAAAATCACGTACGGTAAAAGGGTAAAATTTCATAGTTAAATTTTACTCCACAATTTAAGCCCTACAAAAGTGGAGGGTGGAGTTTCGTTTAAAAAGAGGTTATAATTAACGCATGAAAAAAATGATTTTTCTCGTGGTGTTTATTCTTTGTAGTTGCAATTTAAAAAAGAATTCCGCTCCTATTCCCGAGATCGTAGAAATTCCAGACTCTGCACATCCGAAGGAGACCATTTCTATTAAAGTAAGGGCGACCGATCCCGATGGCGATTATGTCAGCGTAAGGGTGGACTTTGGGGATGGAAGGGTCTCAGATTTCTCGGAATGGGTGAAGTCGGGAACGATTGTGATCTTCCAAAAGACATACACTGCGCCTGGTGATTATTACGTAACGGTTCAGGCTAAGGATTTTGAAGGGAATTACAGCTTGTGGTCTTCGGGAAGAACCATAAGAATAGAATAGCGTTATGCTCCACGATTCAACCTTCATTGAAATTCTTGATATTATAAAAAGGCAGAGTTCCTGTGTTTATTACAAAACAGGCGCCTTGGTCGTTAAGGAAAACCGTATAGTTTCTATGGGTTATAACGGCTCTCCTTCGGGCTTTCCTCAGTGTGATGAGCTTCAGGAAGTCCTTGAATTTGCTTATAACAACAAAGAAAGTGTAAGAAATTGCTTGGAAAGTGGGGGGATTGAATCCTTCGCAAGGGAATACTTTGACAGATTTAAGTACTTTTACAAATATTCTAAGGATTTTATCAAATTCTTTGGTAAAAAACTGGAAGAAGTGCTAAGGAGGATTGTAGAAGGAGAAGCCGGCTCAGAAGATTTCTACAATTTAAATTTTATACACTCACGATATGAGATCCATGCGGAGCAGAATGCTATCGCCTTTTCTCTTAAGGCAGGTACCAATATCACGGGGGCTACCCTTTATTCGTCCCTTTTACCCTGTATGGAATGTGCCAAGTTGATCGTGGCGTCGGGGATAAAAAGGGTTGTATACATAGAGGATTATGAAGATAAAAGATTTAAAGAAACTTCAAAAACTTTCCTTGAAATCAATGGGATTAAGGTAGATAAGCTAATTAAGGACTAATTATTTTTCGAATAGGCGGTTGCTTAAAAATTTCCACTTAAAACTTTGTAAATTGGTTTGTATGGTTTAACCGATGGATTTGTTTGCACAGAAGTGATAAAAGGAAAAAGATTTGAGAATGCCTTTTTTATCTTGGAAACTGCTCTGCCCTGATAAAGCTATTGATTAGAATAATTTGCAGCACTCACCCAATTTTTGCTTCGCAAAAACTTCTTTCATGCTTGAACTCTATGTTTTTTTAAACGTCATATGTTCAAAATTATAAAATCGCCAAAAATTATTTTAGAGGGGAATGAAATTCTTTTAAGCCTTCGAATAAAATTTTCCTGGTAATTCTTGAATTAGCCCCTTGATTTCGAGCTGGAATAGAATGGATAAAAGATCGGATACTAAAAGCCCTGTTTCAGCAATTAGTTCATCGAAGTGCTTGGGTTCGTGATATATCTTCTCAAAAACAATTTTTTCAAGGTCTGTAAGGGAGTCTCCCCTCTCGGACTTTGCCTTTTTTGTTGACTCTATTCCAAAGTCCTCTAAAATGTCTTCAACGCATGTAACAGGCTTTGCGCCATCTTTAATCAATTTATTGGTCCCCGCTGAAGCTGGGGAATTAATGGGTCCAGGTACCGCATATACCTCTTTGCCCAATTCTACAGCCCATCTGGCCGTAATTAAGGCCCCGCTTTTTTCACCGGCCTCAACAATAACGACGCAGTCAGACATTCCCGCAATTAGCCTGTTCCTTTTTGGAAAGTTCTCCTTTAAGGGTCTTGTTCCTGGGAAAAATTCAGAAATTAAAGCCCCCGTTTGAGCGATCTTCTCGAAAAG contains:
- the hisS gene encoding histidine--tRNA ligase, whose product is MSIKYQRPRGTRDILPEEEKFREGLIIKARRVLESYGYTFMITPTFEYAELFSRSIGTTTDIVEKEMFVFQDRGDRLLALRPEGTASIIRAFLENQIHPPAKLAYVMNMFRAERPQRGRYREFWQIGAEALGIRDPLLDAEVIEMAVRVLKEMGLENFQLEINSIGTPEEREIYKRTLLDYIEEKELMKEFTLCESCNRRKTTNVLRILDCEIDAPKLYDAPVILEFLSRESYRYFEEVQSYLNSWGIEYTINPKLVRGLDYYTHTVFEIKVKELGAQDTVCGGGRYDRLVEELGGPATPAMGFAIGLDRVVVAMENKIPKLKGPFYFVATVGEMERGYGIRLLKKLREWYIPSDMCYELKSLKAQLKIADRIRAQRAVIVGEDEIMRGKVRVRNMETGEEVEVDENELKAIYEREISRNPTT
- a CDS encoding endonuclease V, with the translated sequence MKEKFQEIQLLKKVQEELRNLVITVNKLQDYKYIGGCDVSYRGDEGVGVFVVFNRQFKLLDVAIVKRKVDFPYIPGYLAFREVPFLIDSYNRLQLKPDIVLVDGQGIAHPRGFGVASHFGVLLNIPTIGVAKSRLYGHCEMPEPVRGNFTYLRDENNNIIGACLVTKDRSKPIYVSIGHLVDLDTAIRVVLENTLHYKIPEPLRVAHHYTQRENRRSYE
- the fabG gene encoding 3-oxoacyl-[acyl-carrier-protein] reductase, encoding MSKVAVVTGGSRGIGFAIAEELGKKGYIPIITARKEEELAKAQEELKSKGIESSYKVLDVTDYKACRDLADEIYNRYGRIDILVNNAGITKDKLFIRMAPTDWEEVIRINLFGTFNMTHAVLKYMVNAKAGVIINISSVVGITGNAGQTNYSASKAGVIAFTRSLAKEVGGWGIRVVAVAPGFIETSMTDKLSEEIKKDYLSKISLKRFGKPEDVAKLVAFLVSEEANYITGQVLTIDGGLI
- the cdaA gene encoding diadenylate cyclase CdaA — protein: MKFYPFTVRDFADIVLVTIIIYYILKLFKGTRTIYIIMGLIAVIGLSAISTFFNLKGLMWLLSAFTRYGLLALIVIFQPEIRKGLAVIGTGTFIGERKRIGIVEIQELERAIRQMVQRGIGGLIVIERNMRLDELITESGVKIYATLSAPLILSIFLPDSPLHDGAIIIRGNHIIGARTILPLSQVGIIEGSLGTRHRAALGVTEHFDCLAIVISEERRSIRIAHKGVLSESLTFENLRKYLEELLIKQA
- a CDS encoding PKD domain-containing protein; protein product: MKKMIFLVVFILCSCNLKKNSAPIPEIVEIPDSAHPKETISIKVRATDPDGDYVSVRVDFGDGRVSDFSEWVKSGTIVIFQKTYTAPGDYYVTVQAKDFEGNYSLWSSGRTIRIE
- a CDS encoding deaminase; the protein is MLHDSTFIEILDIIKRQSSCVYYKTGALVVKENRIVSMGYNGSPSGFPQCDELQEVLEFAYNNKESVRNCLESGGIESFAREYFDRFKYFYKYSKDFIKFFGKKLEEVLRRIVEGEAGSEDFYNLNFIHSRYEIHAEQNAIAFSLKAGTNITGATLYSSLLPCMECAKLIVASGIKRVVYIEDYEDKRFKETSKTFLEINGIKVDKLIKD